In Flavobacterium cerinum, one genomic interval encodes:
- a CDS encoding DUF7507 domain-containing protein, whose translation MNENYSYSDKKLSYRQRSSCFQLLLANRKKTYLLFFIFMITGFWNAMFADGSKDFYPSGATGNRAFLYSNAYESGGTTIRSWPFKTLGTHYVYAKVGETIAAASSAQGVTNGRIRLTAPDGTVYLSANNAVGRIANRAEELAGPLYSGQATGANRYQPFTTVVAAGEEGIWKVEFLPSGSETSSSTPGVTDIAADANWTQGTNTELIAAWDVSVRNSTNTAWLNGRVYTNILNLHISGSSFLANKAFYGNMYVLTRDGIAYRVTNNGSNGVGFTFFVNNKGFLTATGDPSYKSLNISDPTDAQFRIHDPRSQDSGSNVTHKIFYSKPAVDLPSSASISGGTTWLKNAVLTPTASNITYTGVEGTPDLSGNKGAYIGFDSNLAGTYRIEIIGGFPTRVINGNCIVGTNTVYWDGRDGSGNILPAGTNIGEIRVQLFGAEVHFPFIDMEINPGGIIIEQLDNSYNVYSPTKDLVYWDDTDVTGGMATHRSNPLASGNAGISSNTNGHKWGLYTSGSSGSGNSGTGSSSFGNEKSMDTWSFVPGEVIVKTLDVVVAAADLEVVSVVPSTTTVIAGQNMSYTVTVNNNGPSAVTGAGFNFIVPAGFTINTVTYVNSQGTVVVVNGTIDPVTGNYTANLDMTNGGQVVFTINGTVSPTAGGQPLTVEASIIRPADVTDPDATNPGTNPPTDPHLECLNGTAVENCNNIKYNTITPIVAADLAVTKTASNMTPSVGDQITFTITATNNGAGNATGVQVVEQLPTGYTYVSSTTTAGTFNHVAGLWTIGNLTNGQSQTLTVTVTVNATGIYTNNAIVSGNENDPNPTNNTATSTPTRAISVVVAENDSATNINGTTGATNVVNVYTNDTLNGTAVVPSEVILTTTVPNPNLVLNPNGNIDVIPGTPAGTYTLTYQICEVLNPTNCDTAVVSVTVVAPVINAENDSATNINGTTGATNVVNVYTNDTLNGTAVVPSEVILTTTVPNPNLVLNPNGNIDVIPGTPAGTYTLTYQICEVLNPTNCDTAVVSVTVVAPVINAENDSATNINGTTGATNVVNVYTNDTLNGTAVVPSEVILTTTVPNPNLVLNPNGNIDVIPGTPAGTYTLTYQICEVLNPTNCDTAVVSVTVVAPVINAENDSATNINGTTGATNVVNVYTNDTLNGTAVVPSEVILTTTVPNPNLVLNPNGNIDVIPGTPAGTYTLTYQICEVLNPTNCDTAVVSVTVVAPVINAENDSATNINGTTGATNVVNVYTNDTLNGTAVVPSEVILTTTVPNPNLVLNPNGNVDVIPGTPAGTYTLTYQICEVLNPTNCDTAVVSVTVVAPVINAENDSATNINGTTGATNVVNVYTNDALNGIAVVPSEVILTTTVPNPNLVLNPNGNVDVIPGTPGGTYTLTYQICEVLNPTNCDTAVVSVTVVAPVINAENDSATNINGTTGATNVVNVYTNDTLNGIAVVPSEVILTTTVPNPNLVLNPNGNVDVIPGTPGGTYTLTYQICEVLNPTNCDTAVVTVFVMEPELTLTKDAISGTYDSVGDLIQYTLVVTNTGNVTVSNMTITDANADAGSISPATISTLAQGQSVTVTATHTVTQADLNNGFVRNLATVTGEDPNGGPVTDESEDPTNPSQPGNSGYDPTCPKCTITNLTQNPAIALVKTAVFNDTNADTYAQVGETITYTFTVTNTGNVTVNGLVINDALIGVANLSVNPAILAPGAIGTATATYTLTQADINNGQISNTAVASGTSPQGDPVEDTSGTSTTNDTPTVTTLPQNPAIALVKTAVFNDTNADTYAQVGETITYTFTVTNTGNVTVNGLVINDALIGVANLSVTPATLAPGAIGTATATYTLTQADINNGQISNTAVASGTSPQGDPVEDTSGTSTTNDTPTVTTLPQNPAIALVKTAVFNDTNADTYAQVGETITYTFTVTNTGNVTINGLVINDALIGVANLSVTPATLAPGAIGTATATYTLTQADINNGQISNTAVASGTSPQGDPVEDTSGTSTTNDTPTVTTLPQNPAIALVKTAVFNDINADTYAQVGETITYTFTVTNTGNVTVNGLVINDALIGVANLSVTPATLAPGAIGTATATYTLTQADVNNGQISNTAVASGTSPQGDPVEDTSGTSTTNDTPTVTTLPQNPAIALVKTAVFNDTNADTYAQVGETITYTFTVTNTGNVTVNGLVINDALIGVANLSVNPAILAPGAIGTATATYTLTQADINNGQISNTAVASGTSPQGDPVEDTSGTSTTNDTPTVTTLPQNPAIALVKTAVFNDTNADTYAQVGETITYTFTVTNTGNVTINGLVINDALIGVANLSVNPATLAPGAIGTATATYTLTQADINNGQISNTAVASGTSPQGDPVEDTSGTSTTNDTPTVTTLPQNPAIALVKTAVFNDTNADTYAQVGETITYTFTVTNTGNVTVNGLVINDALIGVANLSVTPATLAPGAIGTATATYTLTQADINNGQISNTAVASGTSPQGDPVEDTSGTSTTNDTPTVTTLPQNPAIALVKTAVFNDTNADTYAQVGETITYTFTVTNTGNVTVNGLVINDALIGVANLSVTPATLAPGAIGTATATYTLTQADINNGQISNTAVASGTSPQGDPVEDTSGTSTTNDTPTVTTLPQNPAIALVKTAVFNDTNADTYAQVGETITYTFTVTNTGNVTVNGLVINDALIGVANLSVTPATLAPGAIGTATATYTLTQADVNNGQISNTAVASGTSPQGDPVEDTSGTSTTNDTPTVTTLPQNPAIALVKTAVFNDTNADTYAQVGETITYTFTVTNTGNVTVNGLVINDALIGVANLSVNPVILAPGAIGTATATYTLTQADINNGQISNTAVASGTSPQGDPVEDTSGTSTTNDTPTVTTLPQNPAIALVKTAVFNDTNADTYAQVGETITYTFTVTNTGNVTVNGLVINDALIGVANLSVNPAILAPGAIGTATATYTLTQADINNGQISNTAVASGTSPQGDPVEDTSGTSTTNDTPTVTTLPQNPAIALVKTAVFNDTNADTYAQVGETITYTFTVTNTGNVTVNGLVINDALIGVANLSVTPATLAPGAIGTATATYTLTQADINNGQISNTAVASGTSPQGDPVEDTSGTSTTNDTPTVTILPQNPQLALYKDGTYQDTNGDGVVNAGDTIAYTFTVSNTGNVTITNITISDPIVTVTGGPLSSLEPGMTNSTTFTAMYTITQADIDEGAVYNLAFVEGTAPDGSTVVDDSEDPTPIDPNDPLIDPACPDCTVTPLIQTPSIALIKTGVFNDNNHDGIAQAGETITYSFTVTNTGNTSLSNVTITDPLPGVVVTGGPINLAVGASDSTTFTAVYVITQADIIAGSVSNQAFVNGTSPQGEVVTDSSDDHDLVGNNPTVITVNGCTINVFNAVSPNGDGSNDILYIAGIECYPNNEVLIFNRWGVQVFETKGYNNNDKVFKGYSDGRATISSSEPLPDGTYFYILKYTTADGATQEKNGYLYITR comes from the coding sequence ATGAACGAAAATTACAGTTATAGTGACAAGAAGTTGTCCTATCGACAGAGAAGTAGTTGTTTTCAATTGTTGTTGGCCAACAGGAAGAAAACATACCTCTTGTTCTTTATTTTTATGATTACTGGTTTCTGGAATGCAATGTTTGCCGATGGAAGTAAAGACTTCTATCCTTCAGGCGCTACAGGTAACCGAGCCTTTTTGTACAGTAATGCGTATGAATCTGGCGGAACTACAATCCGGTCATGGCCTTTTAAAACATTAGGAACTCATTATGTATATGCGAAAGTGGGCGAGACCATCGCTGCTGCTTCCAGTGCACAAGGGGTAACCAATGGAAGAATACGGCTTACAGCTCCGGATGGAACAGTTTATCTTTCGGCAAATAATGCAGTAGGTAGAATTGCGAACAGAGCGGAAGAACTTGCCGGACCGCTATATTCGGGGCAAGCTACGGGAGCAAATCGCTACCAACCTTTTACTACGGTAGTGGCTGCAGGAGAGGAAGGAATCTGGAAAGTTGAGTTCTTACCGTCCGGATCGGAGACCAGTTCATCAACCCCTGGTGTTACGGATATCGCAGCAGATGCCAACTGGACACAAGGAACAAATACCGAGCTTATTGCAGCCTGGGATGTATCGGTTCGAAACAGTACGAACACAGCCTGGTTAAATGGTAGGGTATATACCAATATCTTAAACCTGCATATTTCAGGATCGTCCTTTTTAGCTAATAAGGCTTTCTATGGTAATATGTATGTATTAACACGTGACGGTATTGCGTATCGTGTTACGAATAACGGATCTAATGGAGTAGGATTTACTTTTTTTGTAAATAATAAAGGATTCCTGACAGCTACGGGAGATCCGTCTTATAAAAGTTTGAATATTTCAGACCCGACTGATGCGCAGTTCCGGATTCATGATCCGAGAAGCCAGGATTCAGGGTCGAATGTAACGCACAAGATTTTTTATTCTAAACCGGCAGTGGATTTACCTTCAAGTGCCAGTATTAGCGGAGGAACAACATGGCTGAAAAATGCAGTTTTAACCCCTACAGCTTCTAATATTACCTATACCGGAGTAGAAGGAACACCGGATTTATCAGGTAATAAAGGAGCTTATATCGGTTTTGATTCGAACTTGGCGGGAACCTATCGAATTGAGATTATTGGCGGTTTCCCAACCCGAGTTATTAACGGAAACTGTATTGTAGGAACGAATACAGTATATTGGGACGGAAGAGATGGTAGCGGAAATATACTTCCGGCCGGAACGAATATCGGGGAAATCCGGGTTCAGCTATTCGGAGCCGAAGTACACTTCCCGTTTATCGATATGGAGATTAATCCGGGAGGAATTATAATCGAACAATTGGATAACAGTTATAATGTATATTCACCAACTAAAGATTTGGTTTATTGGGATGATACGGATGTAACCGGAGGTATGGCAACACACCGATCGAATCCTTTGGCTTCCGGAAATGCCGGAATTTCCAGTAATACTAACGGACACAAATGGGGATTATATACCTCAGGTAGTAGCGGAAGCGGAAACAGCGGAACCGGATCATCCAGTTTTGGAAATGAGAAATCAATGGATACCTGGAGTTTCGTTCCGGGTGAAGTGATTGTTAAAACATTGGATGTTGTTGTGGCAGCCGCCGATTTAGAGGTGGTGAGTGTTGTCCCTTCAACTACAACGGTTATTGCCGGGCAAAATATGAGTTATACGGTAACGGTGAATAACAACGGACCAAGTGCAGTTACCGGAGCAGGATTTAATTTTATAGTACCGGCCGGATTTACAATTAATACGGTAACGTATGTAAATAGTCAGGGAACGGTTGTTGTAGTAAATGGTACGATTGATCCGGTAACCGGAAATTATACGGCTAATCTGGATATGACAAATGGTGGTCAGGTAGTATTTACAATTAACGGAACTGTGAGTCCGACAGCGGGCGGACAACCGTTAACAGTAGAAGCAAGTATTATTCGACCGGCGGATGTAACCGATCCCGATGCAACAAATCCGGGAACGAACCCGCCAACTGATCCGCATTTGGAGTGTTTAAACGGAACAGCTGTGGAAAATTGTAACAATATCAAATACAATACAATTACACCAATCGTTGCTGCTGATTTAGCGGTGACAAAAACGGCGAGTAACATGACACCGTCTGTAGGGGATCAGATTACTTTTACGATAACGGCGACAAATAACGGTGCCGGAAATGCAACAGGAGTTCAGGTGGTAGAACAGCTACCAACCGGATATACCTATGTATCTTCCACAACAACTGCGGGTACTTTTAACCATGTAGCCGGTTTATGGACGATTGGTAACTTGACAAACGGTCAATCACAAACTTTAACCGTTACGGTTACAGTAAATGCTACCGGTATTTATACTAATAATGCTATTGTTTCAGGAAATGAGAATGATCCTAATCCAACTAATAATACAGCGACAAGTACGCCAACAAGAGCGATTAGCGTTGTAGTAGCAGAAAACGATAGTGCAACAAACATCAACGGAACAACAGGCGCAACAAACGTAGTTAATGTATATACAAATGATACCTTAAACGGCACAGCAGTTGTACCGTCAGAAGTAATTTTGACAACAACAGTTCCGAACCCGAACTTAGTATTAAATCCGAATGGAAATATAGACGTGATTCCGGGTACACCGGCAGGAACGTATACGTTGACGTATCAGATTTGTGAAGTATTGAATCCGACCAATTGTGATACAGCAGTTGTAAGTGTAACAGTTGTAGCACCGGTTATCAATGCCGAAAATGATAGTGCAACGAACATCAACGGAACAACGGGAGCAACAAACGTAGTTAATGTATATACGAATGATACCTTAAACGGCACAGCAGTTGTACCGTCAGAAGTAATTTTAACAACAACAGTTCCGAACCCGAATTTAGTATTAAATCCGAATGGAAATATAGACGTAATTCCGGGTACACCGGCAGGAACGTATACGTTGACGTATCAGATTTGTGAAGTATTGAACCCGACCAATTGTGATACAGCAGTTGTAAGTGTAACAGTTGTGGCACCGGTTATCAATGCCGAAAATGATAGTGCGACGAACATCAACGGAACAACAGGCGCAACAAACGTAGTTAATGTATATACGAATGATACATTAAACGGCACAGCAGTTGTACCGTCAGAAGTAATTTTGACAACAACAGTTCCGAACCCGAACTTAGTATTAAATCCGAATGGAAATATAGACGTGATTCCGGGTACACCGGCAGGAACGTATACGTTGACGTATCAGATTTGTGAAGTATTGAATCCGACCAATTGTGATACAGCAGTTGTAAGTGTGACAGTTGTAGCACCGGTTATCAATGCCGAAAATGATAGTGCAACGAACATCAACGGAACAACAGGCGCTACGAATGTGGTTAATGTTTATACAAATGATACCTTAAACGGCACAGCAGTTGTACCGTCAGAAGTAATTTTGACAACAACAGTTCCGAACCCGAACTTAGTATTAAATCCGAATGGAAATATAGACGTGATTCCGGGTACACCGGCAGGAACGTATACGTTGACGTATCAGATTTGTGAAGTATTGAATCCGACCAATTGTGATACAGCAGTTGTAAGTGTAACAGTTGTAGCACCGGTTATCAATGCCGAAAATGATAGTGCAACGAACATCAACGGAACAACAGGCGCTACGAATGTGGTGAATGTATATACGAATGATACATTAAACGGCACAGCAGTTGTACCGTCAGAAGTGATTTTAACAACAACAGTTCCGAACCCGAACTTAGTATTAAATCCGAATGGAAATGTAGATGTGATTCCGGGTACACCGGCAGGAACGTATACGTTGACGTATCAGATTTGTGAAGTGTTGAATCCAACTAATTGTGATACAGCAGTTGTAAGTGTAACAGTTGTAGCACCGGTTATCAATGCCGAAAATGATAGTGCGACAAACATCAACGGAACGACAGGCGCAACAAACGTAGTTAATGTATATACGAATGATGCATTAAACGGAATAGCAGTTGTACCGTCAGAAGTGATTTTGACAACAACAGTTCCGAATCCGAACTTAGTATTAAATCCGAATGGAAATGTAGATGTGATTCCGGGTACACCTGGAGGAACATACACATTAACCTATCAGATTTGTGAAGTATTGAACCCGACCAATTGTGATACAGCAGTTGTAAGTGTAACAGTTGTGGCACCGGTTATCAATGCCGAAAACGATAGTGCAACGAACATCAACGGAACAACAGGCGCAACAAACGTAGTTAATGTATATACGAATGATACATTAAACGGAATAGCAGTTGTACCGTCAGAAGTGATTTTGACAACAACAGTTCCGAATCCGAACTTAGTATTAAATCCGAATGGAAATGTAGATGTGATTCCGGGTACACCTGGAGGAACATACACATTAACCTATCAGATTTGTGAAGTGTTGAATCCAACTAATTGTGATACAGCAGTTGTAACGGTTTTTGTTATGGAACCGGAACTAACGTTGACTAAAGATGCTATCAGTGGTACATATGATAGTGTTGGAGATCTAATTCAATATACATTAGTAGTAACTAATACAGGAAATGTAACGGTTAGTAATATGACAATAACAGATGCCAATGCAGATGCAGGTAGTATTTCTCCTGCTACAATTAGTACTTTGGCACAAGGGCAGAGCGTTACGGTTACGGCAACACATACGGTAACTCAAGCGGATCTGAACAATGGATTTGTTCGAAATTTAGCAACTGTTACAGGAGAAGATCCTAATGGAGGTCCGGTTACAGATGAATCGGAAGATCCGACTAATCCGTCACAACCGGGAAATAGTGGATATGATCCGACTTGTCCGAAGTGTACAATTACAAACTTGACACAAAATCCTGCAATTGCTTTAGTAAAAACAGCGGTATTTAACGATACCAATGCGGATACTTACGCACAGGTTGGTGAAACGATTACGTATACTTTTACAGTAACCAACACGGGTAACGTAACGGTTAACGGATTAGTGATCAACGATGCATTAATCGGAGTAGCGAATTTATCGGTTAACCCTGCTATATTAGCACCGGGTGCTATCGGAACAGCTACAGCGACTTATACGCTAACTCAGGCAGATATTAATAACGGACAAATTAGTAACACGGCAGTTGCAAGTGGTACATCTCCGCAAGGTGATCCTGTAGAGGATACATCGGGAACCAGTACGACCAACGATACGCCAACAGTTACTACTTTACCGCAAAACCCTGCGATTGCTTTAGTAAAAACAGCGGTATTTAATGATACCAATGCGGATACTTACGCACAGGTTGGTGAAACAATCACTTATACTTTTACAGTAACCAATACGGGTAACGTAACGGTTAACGGATTAGTGATCAATGATGCATTAATCGGAGTAGCGAATCTATCAGTAACACCGGCTACATTAGCACCGGGTGCGATTGGAACGGCTACAGCGACCTATACGCTAACCCAGGCAGATATTAATAACGGTCAGATTAGTAATACGGCAGTTGCAAGTGGAACGTCTCCACAAGGTGATCCTGTAGAGGATACATCAGGAACAAGTACGACCAACGATACGCCAACAGTTACAACTTTACCGCAAAACCCTGCGATAGCTTTAGTAAAAACAGCGGTATTTAACGATACCAATGCGGATACATATGCACAGGTTGGTGAAACAATCACCTATACTTTTACGGTAACTAATACAGGAAACGTAACGATTAACGGATTAGTGATCAACGATGCATTAATCGGAGTAGCGAATTTATCGGTAACACCGGCTACATTAGCACCGGGTGCGATTGGAACGGCTACAGCGACTTATACGCTAACCCAGGCAGATATTAATAACGGTCAGATTAGTAATACAGCTGTTGCAAGTGGTACGTCTCCGCAAGGTGATCCTGTAGAGGATACATCAGGAACAAGTACAACGAACGATACGCCTACGGTTACAACTTTACCACAAAACCCTGCTATTGCTTTAGTAAAAACAGCGGTATTTAACGATATCAATGCGGATACTTACGCACAGGTTGGTGAAACAATCACCTATACTTTTACGGTAACCAACACGGGTAATGTAACAGTTAACGGATTAGTGATCAACGATGCATTAATCGGAGTAGCGAATTTATCGGTAACCCCTGCTACATTAGCACCGGGTGCTATCGGAACGGCTACAGCGACTTATACGCTAACTCAGGCAGATGTTAATAACGGACAAATTAGTAACACGGCAGTTGCAAGTGGTACATCTCCACAAGGTGATCCTGTAGAGGATACATCAGGAACAAGTACGACCAACGATACGCCAACAGTTACAACTTTACCGCAAAACCCTGCTATTGCTTTAGTAAAAACAGCGGTATTTAACGATACCAATGCGGATACTTATGCTCAGGTTGGTGAAACAATCACCTATACTTTTACGGTAACCAACACAGGAAACGTAACGGTTAACGGATTAGTGATCAACGATGCATTAATCGGAGTAGCGAATTTATCGGTTAACCCTGCTATATTAGCACCGGGTGCTATCGGAACAGCTACAGCGACTTATACGCTAACTCAGGCAGATATTAATAACGGACAAATTAGTAATACGGCAGTTGCAAGTGGAACGTCTCCACAAGGTGATCCTGTAGAGGATACATCAGGAACGAGTACAACGAACGATACGCCTACGGTTACAACTTTACCGCAAAACCCTGCGATTGCTTTAGTAAAAACAGCGGTATTTAACGATACCAATGCGGATACATATGCACAGGTTGGTGAAACAATCACCTATACTTTTACGGTAACTAATACAGGAAACGTAACGATTAACGGATTAGTGATCAACGATGCATTAATCGGAGTAGCGAATTTATCGGTTAACCCTGCTACATTAGCACCGGGTGCTATCGGAACAGCTACAGCGACTTATACGCTAACTCAGGCAGATATTAATAACGGTCAGATTAGTAATACGGCTGTTGCAAGTGGTACGTCTCCACAAGGTGATCCTGTAGAGGATACATCAGGAACGAGTACAACGAACGATACGCCTACGGTTACAACTTTACCGCAAAACCCTGCTATTGCTTTAGTAAAAACAGCGGTATTTAATGATACCAATGCGGATACATATGCTCAGGTTGGTGAAACAATCACCTATACTTTTACGGTAACCAACACAGGAAACGTAACGGTTAACGGATTAGTGATCAACGATGCATTAATCGGAGTAGCGAATTTATCGGTAACCCCTGCTACATTAGCACCGGGAGCGATCGGAACGGCTACAGCGACTTATACACTAACCCAGGCAGATATTAATAACGGTCAGATTAGTAACACGGCAGTTGCAAGTGGTACATCTCCGCAAGGTGATCCTGTAGAGGATACATCAGGAACAAGTACAACGAACGATACGCCAACGGTTACAACTTTACCGCAAAACCCTGCGATTGCTTTAGTAAAAACAGCGGTATTTAATGATACCAATGCGGATACATATGCTCAGGTTGGTGAAACAATCACCTATACTTTTACGGTAACCAACACGGGTAATGTAACAGTTAACGGATTAGTGATCAACGATGCATTAATCGGAGTAGCGAATTTATCGGTAACCCCTGCTACATTAGCACCGGGTGCAATCGGAACGGCTACAGCGACTTATACACTAACCCAGGCAGATATTAATAACGGTCAGATTAGTAACACGGCAGTTGCAAGTGGTACGTCTCCGCAAGGTGATCCTGTAGAGGATACATCGGGAACCAGTACGACTAACGATACGCCTACGGTTACAACTTTACCGCAAAACCCTGCGATTGCTTTAGTAAAAACAGCGGTATTCAACGATACCAATGCGGATACATATGCACAGGTTGGTGAAACGATCACCTATACTTTTACGGTAACCAACACGGGTAACGTAACGGTTAACGGATTAGTGATCAACGATGCATTAATCGGAGTAGCGAATTTATCAGTAACACCGGCTACATTAGCACCGGGTGCTATCGGAACAGCTACAGCGACTTATACGCTAACCCAGGCAGATGTTAATAACGGTCAGATTAGTAATACGGCAGTTGCAAGTGGTACATCTCCGCAAGGTGATCCTGTAGAGGATACATCAGGAACAAGTACGACCAACGATACGCCAACAGTTACAACTTTACCGCAAAACCCTGCTATTGCTTTAGTAAAAACAGCGGTATTTAATGATACCAATGCGGATACTTACGCACAGGTTGGTGAAACAATCACCTATACTTTTACGGTAACCAACACGGGTAATGTAACGGTTAACGGATTAGTGATCAACGATGCATTAATCGGAGTAGCGAATTTATCGGTTAACCCTGTTATATTAGCACCGGGTGCGATTGGAACGGCTACAGCGACTTATACGCTAACCCAGGCAGATATTAATAACGGTCAGATTAGTAATACAGCTGTTGCAAGTGGAACGTCTCCACAAGGTGATCCTGTAGAGGATACTTCGGGAACAAGTACGACCAACGATACGCCAACAGTTACAACTTTACCGCAAAACCCTGCGATTGCTTTAGTAAAAACAGCGGTATTTAACGATACCAATGCGGATACTTACGCACAGGTTGGTGAAACGATTACGTATACTTTTACAGTAACCAACACGGGTAACGTAACGGTTAACGGATTAGTGATCAACGATGCATTAATCGGAGTAGCGAATTTATCGGTTAACCCTGCTATATTAGCACCGGGTGCTATCGGAACAGCTACAGCGACTTATACGCTAACTCAGGCAGATATTAATAACGGACAAATTAGTAACACGGCAGTTGCAAGTGGTACATCTCCGCAAGGTGATCCTGTAGAGGATACATCGGGAACCAGTACAACCAACGATACGCCAACAGTTACTACTTTACCGCAAAACCCTGCGATTGCTTTAGTAAAAACAGCGGTATTTAATGATACCAATGCGGATACTTACGCACAGGTTGGTGAAACAATCACTTATACTTTTACAGTAACCAATACGGGTAACGTAACGGTTAACGGATTAGTGATCAATGATGCATTAATCGGAGTAGCGAATCTATCAGTAACACCGGCTACATTAGCACCGGGTGCGATTGGAACGGCTACAGCGACCTATACGCTAACCCAGGCAGATATTAATAACGGACAAATTAGTAATACAGCTGTTGCAAGTGGTACATCTCCGCAAGGTGATCCTGTAGAGGATACATCGGGAACCAGTACAACCAACGATACGCCTACGGTTACGATTTTACCGCAAAATCCACAATTGGCATTATACAAAGACGGAACGTATCAGGATACTAACGGTGACGGTGTTGTAAATGCGGGTGATACCATTGCCTATACATTTACCGTTTCAAATACCGGAAATGTGACGATTACCAATATCACGATTAGTGATCCTATCGTGACGGTTACCGGCGGACCTTTAAGTAGTCTGGAACCGGGAATGACGAATAGTACAACTTTTACAGCTATGTATACGATTACACAGGCTGATATCGATGAAGGTGCAGTGTATAACCTGGCTTTTGTTGAAGGAACTGCTCCTGATGGAAGTACAGTTGTAGACGATTCGGAAGATCCGACACCAATAGATCCGAATGATCCGTTAATTGATCCTGCTTGTCCGGATTGTACCGTAACACCATTAATACAAACGCCAAGTATTGCTTTAATCAAAACAGGTGTGTTTAATGATAATAACCATGACGGAATTGCTCAGGCCGGTGAAACGATTACTTATAGTTTTACAGTAACCAATACGGGTAATACAAGCTTGTCGAATGTAACAATTACTGATCCGCTACCGGGTGTGGTGGTAACAGGCGGACCGATCAATCTGGCTGTAGGAGCAAGCGATAGTACGACATTTACTGCTGTATATGTGATTACTCAGGCTGATATCATTGCCGGTTCGGTTAGTAACCAGGCATTTGTAAACGGAACAAGTCCGCAGGGAGAAGTGGTAACCGATAGTTCGGATGATCATGATCTGGTAGGAAATAATCCGACAGTTATCACAGTAAACGGTTGTACGATTAATGTATTCAACGCGGTTTCTCCAAACGGAGACGGTAGCAACGACATCTTATATATTGCAGGTATCGAGTGTTATCCGAATAATGAAGTGCTGATCTTTAACCGTTGGGGTGTTCAGGTTTTCGAAACCAAAGGATACAACAATAACGATAAAGTATTTAAAGGATATTCTGATGGAAGAGCGACAATCAGCTCATCAGAACCATTGCCGGACGGAACTTATTTCTATATATTGAAATATACGACTGCTGACGGAGCAACTCAGGAGAAAAACGGATACTTGTATATTACTAGATAA